CGCACCTCGTGCACGCCGTCCGGCCAGTCCGGTCCGTACGCGTCAGGGAAGGCGGGGTGCCTGTGGGTCAGCAGCCGCGCCGGGCCGGTGCGGTGGAGCGCGGCGATGCTGTGCGGGCCGCCGCCGTGCAGGTTGACGGCGACGTCGACGCGCCGGCCGAGCGGCGGTACGTGACCGGGGCCGGACACGTCGCACATCTCGTCCACCCCGCCGATCAGCGGCACCAGGGGCGCCAGCGCGGAGGGCGCGGCCAGCACGATCCGGTGGCCGGGGTGGGAGCGCCGCAGGGCGCGCAGGGCCGGGACCACGGTGAGCAGGTCCCCCAGCCCCAGCCCGCGCAGCACCACCATGACCGGCCGGTCCTCCACGGGTCCCGCGACATCGACACCCCGCCCTCCGGCGTCGGTGTCGGCGACGGCCTCGAGGGGGCTCGCGTGGTCCGGTACCGGGGGGACTCTCATCTGACTGCCTCTTTCGTGAGCATCGGGGCGATCCTCATGTGACGGCCTCTTTCACGAATGTCAGGCGGTCGACCGCCTCGACGACCCGCGCGCTCGACACCGACGACAGGCACGGATGACCGGCGACCGGGCAGGTCCCGGCCCGCGTCGCCCTGCAGGGGGCCTGCTGGTCGCCGAGGATCACGGTCGGCACCCCGTACGGCGCCCAGCGCCCGGCGGGGACCACGGGGGCGAACAGGCTGACGACCGGTGTGCCGACCGCCGCCGCGAGGTGGGCGGGGCCGGCGTCGGCGACGACCACCGCGCACGCTCCTTCGAGCACCGCGGCGAGTTCGGGAAAGGTCGTCCTGCCGCCCAGGTCGACGACGGACCTTCCCCCGCGCCCACCCGGCCGCCCGCCGCGCGGGGCCGAGGGGCCGTCCGAGCCCCGGCCGCCCGTCGCGGCGGACTCCCCGTCGACCCAGCCCTCGGTGAAGGCCGGCTCGTCCACCTCCCAGCCGCGCAGGCGGACGGGGCCGCCCCCCATCCAGCCGCCCGCGAAGAGGGGGCCCGGCGACAGGCCGTGCTGCCCGGCGCCGGAGGCGATCCGCGCGGTGAGTCCCCGCTCGTCCTGGCCGCCGGTCACCACGACCCTGCGGCCCGAGCGGACCAGGTCGTGGACCGCGCGTCCCCAGCTCTCCTCCGGCCACGCCCTGGCCGGGAGCGACACGCCGGGGTGCAGGACCA
This region of Streptosporangium sp. NBC_01495 genomic DNA includes:
- a CDS encoding glycosyltransferase family 9 protein — encoded protein: MTGTVLVARMDRAGDVLLAGPAIRAVAAGAREVVLLIGPYGRAAAELLPGVSRVVEWRTPWIDAAAPPVTSPHVLRLLRVIRDVAPEQALILTSLHQSPLPLALLLRLAGTTRIAAISADYPGSLLDVRHVVDEDVDLPEPERMLGLAGAAGFELPEGDQGGLAVRRPLPDVGHLTGAPGYVVLHPGVSLPARAWPEESWGRAVHDLVRSGRRVVVTGGQDERGLTARIASGAGQHGLSPGPLFAGGWMGGGPVRLRGWEVDEPAFTEGWVDGESAATGGRGSDGPSAPRGGRPGGRGGRSVVDLGGRTTFPELAAVLEGACAVVVADAGPAHLAAAVGTPVVSLFAPVVPAGRWAPYGVPTVILGDQQAPCRATRAGTCPVAGHPCLSSVSSARVVEAVDRLTFVKEAVT